A stretch of the Chelonoidis abingdonii isolate Lonesome George chromosome 11, CheloAbing_2.0, whole genome shotgun sequence genome encodes the following:
- the LOC116832336 gene encoding transmembrane protein 100-like, translating into MSAPLAPSDHVIVNMNTEEVQIQLCPDPRLVSTATGGVEGACHSCLLPFSVVAALIGVAVTALAYARDAQGLVLGLLGLSLLGAGVLGLAGSYLGYRCRGRKIRGWRRGSFTLLVGDQQQKKAVV; encoded by the coding sequence aTGTCTGCCCCCCTGGCACCGTCCGACCATGTGATAGTGAACATGAACACGGAAGAGGTCCAGATCCAGCTGTGCCCGGACCCACGTCTGGTGAGCACAGCTACGGGCGGCGTGGAAGGCGCCTGCCACAGCTGCCTCCTGCCCTTCAGCGTGGTGGCGGCGCTGATCGGGGTGGCGGTGACGGCTCTGGCCTACGCCCGGGATGCCCAGGGCTTGGTGCTGGGGTTGCTAGGGCTGTCCCTGCTCGGTGCCGGGGTGCTGGGCCTGGCCGGGAGCTACCTGGGCTACCGCTGCCGGGGCCGCAAGATCAGGGGCTGGAGACGCGGCAGCTTCACCTTGCTGGTGGGGGACCAGCAGCAGAAGAAGGCGGTGGTGTGA